The Deltaproteobacteria bacterium genome has a segment encoding these proteins:
- a CDS encoding Arm DNA-binding domain-containing protein: MIPEVVTSSASTSAALWDDKLPGFGVRVYPSGSKIYVVQTRMKGRSRRVTIGRHGVISADRARRQAAETIARIKSGGEPTQTAPGALTVAELAARYLEEHVEVRCKPNTRKMYKSVVERFILPPTVMLRWRRWSSSTSRSCIWTCATFRIRRTGRWRSGASCSTWLFHAGRWAGGQPANYWQTV; encoded by the coding sequence GTGATTCCCGAGGTCGTTACATCGTCGGCGTCGACATCGGCGGCACTCTGGGACGACAAGCTTCCGGGCTTTGGCGTCAGGGTCTATCCGTCGGGGTCGAAGATCTATGTCGTGCAGACGCGGATGAAGGGGCGGTCGCGGCGGGTGACGATCGGGCGCCACGGAGTGATCTCCGCGGACCGGGCGCGGCGTCAGGCGGCCGAGACCATCGCCCGCATCAAGAGCGGCGGGGAGCCGACGCAGACGGCTCCGGGTGCGCTGACCGTGGCCGAGCTGGCCGCGCGCTATCTCGAGGAGCACGTCGAGGTGCGGTGCAAGCCGAACACCCGGAAGATGTACAAGAGCGTCGTGGAGCGCTTCATCCTGCCCCCTACGGTCATGTTGCGGTGGAGGAGGTGGAGCAGCAGCACATCTCGAAGCTGTATCTGGACCTGCGCGACATTCCGTATCAGGCGAACCGGGCGCTGGAGATCGGGTGCAAGCTGTTCAACCTGGCTTTTTCATGCCGGGAGATGGGCGGGTGGGCAGCCGGCAAACTATTGGCAAACAGTTTGA